In Rattus norvegicus strain BN/NHsdMcwi chromosome 1, GRCr8, whole genome shotgun sequence, a genomic segment contains:
- the Cd2bp2 gene encoding CD2 antigen cytoplasmic tail-binding protein 2 isoform X3, with product MPKRKVTFQGVGDEDDEDEISVPKKKLVDPVAGAGGPGSRFKGKHSLDSDEEDDDEGSSKYDILASEDVEGQEAATLPSEGGVRITPFNLQEEMEEGHFDADGNYFLNQDSQIRDSWLDNIDWVRIKERPPDKQQVSDSEEEGSLGQTPMSVQALLEGLLELLLPRETVAGALRRLGARGGGKGNSKGTGRPNSPQRLDRLSGLADQMVARGNLGVYQETRERLAMRLKGLGCRTQGSHDPTPPPSLDMFAEEVTEGELETPTPTHREEADSAGDGLMDVMWEYKWENTGDAELYGPFTSAQMQTWVSEGYFPDGVYCRKLDPPGGQFYNSKRIDFDLYT from the exons ATGCCAAAGAGGAAAGTGACTTTTCAGGGTGTTGGAGATGAGGATGATGAAGATGAAATCAGTGTTCCCAAAAAGAAG CTGGTGGACCCTGTGGCtggagcaggtggtcctgggagCCGCTTCAAAGGCAAACACTCTTTAGACAGTGATGAAGAGGATGATGACGAGGGGTCCAGCAAATACGATATCCTGGCCTCAGAGGATGTCGAAG gtcaggaagcagctACTCTCCCTAGTGAGGGGGGTGTGAGGATCACACCCTTCAACCtgcaggaggagatggaggaaggccACTTTGATGCAGATGGCAACTATTTCCTGAACCAGGATTCGCAGATCCGAGACAGCTGGCTGGACAACATTGACTGG GTGAGGATCAAGGAACGGCCACCTGATAAGCAGCAGGTTTCGGACTCAGAGGAGGAAGGCAGCCTGGGTCAGACTCCAATGAGTGTCCAAGCCCTCCTGGAGGGACTTCTGGAGTTGTTACTGCCAAGAGAGACAGTGGCTGGGGCACTTAGGCGTCTGGGGGCCCGAGGAGGAGGCAAAGGGAACAGCAAGGGGACTGGACGGCCCAATTCTCCCCAGCGTCTAGACCGGCTATCTGGGTTGGCTGATCAAATGGTGGCTCGAGGCAACCTTGGTGTATACCAGGAAACAAGGGAGCGTTTGGCTATGCGACTGAAGGGTTTGGGGTGTCGGACCCAGGGATCCCATGACCCCACACCTCCACCCTCCCTGGACATGTTTGCTGAGGAAGTAACAGAGGGGGAACTGGAAACTCCAACCCCTACCCATAGAGAAG AAGCAGATTCAGCTGGAGATGGTCTGATGGATGTGATGTGGGAGTATAAATGGGAGAACACGGGGGATGCTGAGCTGTACGGACCCTTTACCAGTGCCCAGATGCAG ACCTGGGTGAGCGAAGGTTACTTCCCGGATGGTGTTTATTGCCGGAAGCTGGACCCTCCAGGCGGTCAGTTCTACAATTCCAAGCGCATTGATTTTGATCTCTACACATGA
- the Cd2bp2 gene encoding CD2 antigen cytoplasmic tail-binding protein 2 isoform X2, which produces MPKRKVTFQGVGDEDDEDEISVPKKKLVDPVAGAGGPGSRFKGKHSLDSDEEDDDEGSSKYDILASEDVEGQEAATLPSEGGVRITPFNLQEEMEEGHFDADGNYFLNQDSQIRDSWLDNIDWVRIKERPPDKQQVSDSEEEGSLGQTPMSVQALLEGLLELLLPRETVAGALRRLGARGGGKGNSKGTGRPNSPQRLDRLSGLADQMVARGNLGVYQETRERLAMRLKGLGCRTQGSHDPTPPPSLDMFAEEVTEGELETPTPTHREEADSAGDGLMDVMWEYKWENTGDAELYGPFTSAQMQFCPLFLQTWVSEGYFPDGVYCRKLDPPGGQFYNSKRIDFDLYT; this is translated from the exons ATGCCAAAGAGGAAAGTGACTTTTCAGGGTGTTGGAGATGAGGATGATGAAGATGAAATCAGTGTTCCCAAAAAGAAG CTGGTGGACCCTGTGGCtggagcaggtggtcctgggagCCGCTTCAAAGGCAAACACTCTTTAGACAGTGATGAAGAGGATGATGACGAGGGGTCCAGCAAATACGATATCCTGGCCTCAGAGGATGTCGAAG gtcaggaagcagctACTCTCCCTAGTGAGGGGGGTGTGAGGATCACACCCTTCAACCtgcaggaggagatggaggaaggccACTTTGATGCAGATGGCAACTATTTCCTGAACCAGGATTCGCAGATCCGAGACAGCTGGCTGGACAACATTGACTGG GTGAGGATCAAGGAACGGCCACCTGATAAGCAGCAGGTTTCGGACTCAGAGGAGGAAGGCAGCCTGGGTCAGACTCCAATGAGTGTCCAAGCCCTCCTGGAGGGACTTCTGGAGTTGTTACTGCCAAGAGAGACAGTGGCTGGGGCACTTAGGCGTCTGGGGGCCCGAGGAGGAGGCAAAGGGAACAGCAAGGGGACTGGACGGCCCAATTCTCCCCAGCGTCTAGACCGGCTATCTGGGTTGGCTGATCAAATGGTGGCTCGAGGCAACCTTGGTGTATACCAGGAAACAAGGGAGCGTTTGGCTATGCGACTGAAGGGTTTGGGGTGTCGGACCCAGGGATCCCATGACCCCACACCTCCACCCTCCCTGGACATGTTTGCTGAGGAAGTAACAGAGGGGGAACTGGAAACTCCAACCCCTACCCATAGAGAAG AAGCAGATTCAGCTGGAGATGGTCTGATGGATGTGATGTGGGAGTATAAATGGGAGAACACGGGGGATGCTGAGCTGTACGGACCCTTTACCAGTGCCCAGATGCAG TTTTGTCCTCTGTTCTTACAGACCTGGGTGAGCGAAGGTTACTTCCCGGATGGTGTTTATTGCCGGAAGCTGGACCCTCCAGGCGGTCAGTTCTACAATTCCAAGCGCATTGATTTTGATCTCTACACATGA
- the Cd2bp2 gene encoding CD2 antigen cytoplasmic tail-binding protein 2 isoform X1 — translation MPKRKVTFQGVGDEDDEDEISVPKKKLVDPVAGAGGPGSRFKGKHSLDSDEEDDDEGSSKYDILASEDVEGQEAATLPSEGGVRITPFNLQEEMEEGHFDADGNYFLNQDSQIRDSWLDNIDWVRIKERPPDKQQVSDSEEEGSLGQTPMSVQALLEGLLELLLPRETVAGALRRLGARGGGKGNSKGTGRPNSPQRLDRLSGLADQMVARGNLGVYQETRERLAMRLKGLGCRTQGSHDPTPPPSLDMFAEEVTEGELETPTPTHREEADSAGDGLMDVMWEYKWENTGDAELYGPFTSAQMQVSPFPPWLSTPASVILPQFCPLFLQTWVSEGYFPDGVYCRKLDPPGGQFYNSKRIDFDLYT, via the exons ATGCCAAAGAGGAAAGTGACTTTTCAGGGTGTTGGAGATGAGGATGATGAAGATGAAATCAGTGTTCCCAAAAAGAAG CTGGTGGACCCTGTGGCtggagcaggtggtcctgggagCCGCTTCAAAGGCAAACACTCTTTAGACAGTGATGAAGAGGATGATGACGAGGGGTCCAGCAAATACGATATCCTGGCCTCAGAGGATGTCGAAG gtcaggaagcagctACTCTCCCTAGTGAGGGGGGTGTGAGGATCACACCCTTCAACCtgcaggaggagatggaggaaggccACTTTGATGCAGATGGCAACTATTTCCTGAACCAGGATTCGCAGATCCGAGACAGCTGGCTGGACAACATTGACTGG GTGAGGATCAAGGAACGGCCACCTGATAAGCAGCAGGTTTCGGACTCAGAGGAGGAAGGCAGCCTGGGTCAGACTCCAATGAGTGTCCAAGCCCTCCTGGAGGGACTTCTGGAGTTGTTACTGCCAAGAGAGACAGTGGCTGGGGCACTTAGGCGTCTGGGGGCCCGAGGAGGAGGCAAAGGGAACAGCAAGGGGACTGGACGGCCCAATTCTCCCCAGCGTCTAGACCGGCTATCTGGGTTGGCTGATCAAATGGTGGCTCGAGGCAACCTTGGTGTATACCAGGAAACAAGGGAGCGTTTGGCTATGCGACTGAAGGGTTTGGGGTGTCGGACCCAGGGATCCCATGACCCCACACCTCCACCCTCCCTGGACATGTTTGCTGAGGAAGTAACAGAGGGGGAACTGGAAACTCCAACCCCTACCCATAGAGAAG AAGCAGATTCAGCTGGAGATGGTCTGATGGATGTGATGTGGGAGTATAAATGGGAGAACACGGGGGATGCTGAGCTGTACGGACCCTTTACCAGTGCCCAGATGCAGGTAAGCCCCTTCCCGCCCTGGCTGTCCACCCCAGCTTCTGTCATCTTGCCTCAGTTTTGTCCTCTGTTCTTACAGACCTGGGTGAGCGAAGGTTACTTCCCGGATGGTGTTTATTGCCGGAAGCTGGACCCTCCAGGCGGTCAGTTCTACAATTCCAAGCGCATTGATTTTGATCTCTACACATGA
- the Cd2bp2 gene encoding CD2 antigen cytoplasmic tail-binding protein 2 isoform X4 has product MKRMMTRGPANTISWPQRMSKVRIKERPPDKQQVSDSEEEGSLGQTPMSVQALLEGLLELLLPRETVAGALRRLGARGGGKGNSKGTGRPNSPQRLDRLSGLADQMVARGNLGVYQETRERLAMRLKGLGCRTQGSHDPTPPPSLDMFAEEVTEGELETPTPTHREEADSAGDGLMDVMWEYKWENTGDAELYGPFTSAQMQVSPFPPWLSTPASVILPQFCPLFLQTWVSEGYFPDGVYCRKLDPPGGQFYNSKRIDFDLYT; this is encoded by the exons ATGAAGAGGATGATGACGAGGGGTCCAGCAAATACGATATCCTGGCCTCAGAGGATGTCGAAG GTGAGGATCAAGGAACGGCCACCTGATAAGCAGCAGGTTTCGGACTCAGAGGAGGAAGGCAGCCTGGGTCAGACTCCAATGAGTGTCCAAGCCCTCCTGGAGGGACTTCTGGAGTTGTTACTGCCAAGAGAGACAGTGGCTGGGGCACTTAGGCGTCTGGGGGCCCGAGGAGGAGGCAAAGGGAACAGCAAGGGGACTGGACGGCCCAATTCTCCCCAGCGTCTAGACCGGCTATCTGGGTTGGCTGATCAAATGGTGGCTCGAGGCAACCTTGGTGTATACCAGGAAACAAGGGAGCGTTTGGCTATGCGACTGAAGGGTTTGGGGTGTCGGACCCAGGGATCCCATGACCCCACACCTCCACCCTCCCTGGACATGTTTGCTGAGGAAGTAACAGAGGGGGAACTGGAAACTCCAACCCCTACCCATAGAGAAG AAGCAGATTCAGCTGGAGATGGTCTGATGGATGTGATGTGGGAGTATAAATGGGAGAACACGGGGGATGCTGAGCTGTACGGACCCTTTACCAGTGCCCAGATGCAGGTAAGCCCCTTCCCGCCCTGGCTGTCCACCCCAGCTTCTGTCATCTTGCCTCAGTTTTGTCCTCTGTTCTTACAGACCTGGGTGAGCGAAGGTTACTTCCCGGATGGTGTTTATTGCCGGAAGCTGGACCCTCCAGGCGGTCAGTTCTACAATTCCAAGCGCATTGATTTTGATCTCTACACATGA